The sequence below is a genomic window from Cryobacterium arcticum.
CGCCGCGGGCATGCTCATCCGCCGGTTCCGCTCCTCGCGGGTGGCCATCGCCTCCACCATCCTCACCTCGGTGGGCCTGATCGTGGCCGGCATCGCGCCCAGCTGGATCGCCCTGGCGGCCGGCATCTTCCTCGCCGGGGCCATGGACTCCATCACCGACGTGGCCCAGAACTCGCACGGCCTGCGGGTGCAGCGGCTCTATAAGAGGAGCATCCTCAACTCCTTCCACGCGGTGTGGAGCATCGGCGCGGTCACCGGCGGTCTGCTCGGCGCCGCAGCCGCCCAGCTCGACGTGCCCCGAGGCACCCACCTCGTGGTCTCGGCCGTCACGTTCAGCCTGTTCGCGCTCTACACCTACCGGTTCCTGCTGGCCGGCCCCGAGCCACTGGAGCCCGAGGCCGCCGCGCCGATCGCCACCACGGTCCCCACCCGCTCCCCCGCCCGACTCGGCAAGTGGCTGGTGCTCGGAGCCCTCGTGGTGATCGCCGCGTCGGGCGCCGTCGTGGAAGACGCCGGGGCGTCGTGGTCGGCCATCTACCTCACCGACACGCTCGAGACATCCGCTCTGGTGGCCGGCCTGGGCTTCATCGCCCTGCAGGGCATGCAGTTCATCGGCCGGATGCTCGGCGACGGTCTGGTCGACAGGTTCGGCCAGCGCGCCGTGGCCCGCGCCGGCGGCGCCATCGTGTTCCTCGGCATGGGCAGCGCCCTCGCGTTCCCGTCCATCCCGGGCACCATCGTGGGCTTCGGCCTCGCCGGTCTGGGCGTTGCCACGCTGATCCCCGCCGCCATGCACGCCGCCGACGAGCTGCCCGGCTTCCGGGCCGGCACCGGGCTCACCATCGTGGCCTGGTTGCTACGGCTGGGCTTCCTGGTGTCCCCGCCCATCGTGGGCGCCATCGCCGACCTCACGGCGCTCCGCTACGGGCTGCTCGTGGTTCCGTTGGCGGGGCTGCTCGTGGTTCTGTTCGCGCCGGTGCTGGCCACCCGGGTGCGGCCCGGCGCTGCCGATGTGGCGCCCTCCGACGAACCGGAACTCACCTCCGCGAGCTGAACCTCTCATGCTCCGGTCCGGTTGTTGCATCGGACGTGACCGACCGGCGACGGCCGGCACAGCGCGGGTGCCCAGGGTTCTCCAAGCCGGCCCGCCCGTAAGCTCGACCCATGACCGCACCCGCAACGCCCGCCGCCGCCACCGCCGACCTGACCATGTTCGGCGCCGAGTGGTGCAAGGACTGCCGCCGCTCCAAGAAACTGCTCGACGGCCTGGGCGTGGCCTACAACTACGTGGACCTGGAGACCGTCGAGGACGGCGCCGACCGGGCCAGGGCCATCAGCGGCCGCACCCAGATTCCCGTGCTCGTCTTCGCCGACAACACTCACATGGTCGAGCCCAGCGACGCGGATGTGCGCGCCAAGCTCACCGCACTCGGCACGATCTAGGCGCGAGCGGGCGGCTCCCACGAAGGGAACCGCCCAGCTGGAGTGATGCGACTCAGTTGTAGAGCATGCCACCGTCGACCAGCAGCACCTGCCCGGTGACGTAGTCGGAGTCGGGCCCGGCGAAGAATGAGACCACCTTTGCCACGTCTTCCGGGGTCTCGATGCGGCCGAGCGCGATGCCGTCGACGTTCTCCTTGAGGTTCTGCCCACGGGGCTTGCCATTGATCACGCTGAGCTTCTCGTCGATCAGGTCCCACATCCCCGTGCCGACGATTCCGGGGGCGTAGGCATTGACGGTGATGTTCTTCGGCGCCAACTCCTGCGCGGCGACCTGGGTGATACCGCGCACGGCGAACTTCGAGGCCGAGTACGCACCGAGGATCGGGAAGCCCTGGATGGACGCGATCGACGCCGCGTTGATGATCTTGCCGGGGCGTCCCAGTTCGTCGAACTTGGCCACGGCGGCCTGGATGCCCCAGATCACGCTGTTCACGTTGATGCGGAAGATCGAGTCGAGCTCGTCTTCGGTTATCTCTGACAACGGCGTCACTTGGGCGATGCCGGCGTTGTTGACGATCACGTCGAACCCGCCCAGTCGCTGCGCCGCGGCGTCGACCGCGGCGAACACGTCGTCGCGCTGGGAGACATCCACGCTGACGAACACTGCCGCGCGGCCCAGCGCCTCGATCTCTGTGATGACGCCCGCAGCCTTTTCGGCCTGCACCGCGAGGTCGGCCACGGCGATATCGAAGCCGTCCTGGGCGAGCCTCAGAGCGATGCCGCGTCCGATGCCTTGGCCGGCTCCGGTGACGAGTGCGACTTTGTTGGTGACGGTCATGGTGATACCCCTGTTCCTGTCAGTGCGGCGGACGCCGTGATGGGCGTCCTCCTTGGCGGGCGCAAGGTGTGAAGGCTCGTGGCCTTCGCCTGCGTCGTCCCGAATTAAAAACGCTATCAACAGGCATTTCGCTAGGGGCGTATCGCAGTGAGCAGCCGGTCAGGCCTGTGTGATAACGGTTGAGTCAGGCCGGTTTGACCTCTCCTGTGGCTGTGATGCCCAGTGCGGCGAGTTCCGTCACGAGGGCCTCCCGGAGCGCCTGCAGGTCGGGGCAGGCATCCGGGTCGGCGACAATCGTGATCACCAGGGTGCCCGCGTAGGAGAGTGCAACGAACGCGACGGAGACATTGCCCGTCGCGGCGCTCAACGGCAGCAGCGCGGTGATCGGGCAGCCGACGAGGGTGAGCGGCTCGGCCGGCCCGCGCACGTTGCTCGTGAAGGTGTGGATGAGCCGTTGGCCGTCGATGAACCATCGGTAGAGCCCCAGCCGGGCCAGCAGCCGGAAGAGCGGGCCGATCAGGGCCGTGGATGCGCCGCGCGCTGTGCGCTTGGCGGTGCGGGTGAGCGCCGCCACCCGGCGCAGCCGCTCGTCGCGGTCGCCCACGGCGGGGATGCGCAGCGGGATGACGCCGCTCGCGTTGCCGAGCTGCCCGGCGCTGGCTTGCAACCGGGCCGAGAACGGCACCGACACCACGAACTCATCGACCAGTTCGCCGCGGCTCAGGAGAAGGGTGTGCAGGGCACCGGCGATGGCCACGAGCAGAACGTCGTTCACCGTGGCCTGACGCGCCCGGGCGGCTGCGAGAGTCTGCGGCAGGCCGACCCGGATGTCGAGGAACCGGCGGCGGGCTCCCGTCGGCACGTTGAGGGAGGTGCGCGCCACACGGCTGGCGCCCACGAGCCGCAGCTGGCGGGCGGCCGCGGCCAGGCGCAGCAGGTCCCGCGGCACCCGGCGAAGAGCGCGCAGGCGGAGCCGCAGCATGTCCGCGGCGATCTGCCCGGCGGACGGCCGCGGCCGGGGGAACGGGGCGATTGGCGCCGGCGAGCCGTCTCCGTGGGTGCCGTCGACCAGGCCGGCAAGCACCGCGAGGCCGCCGATGCCGTCGGCGAGCACATGGTGGAACACCACGATGAGGGCGGCCTCTGTGCCGCCCGGGGTCACTACCAGGGTGGCCGTCCAGAGCGGGCGGCTGCGCGGCAGGGGCGTGCTCAGCAGCGTCGCGGCGATGTCGAGCACCTCGTGCTCGGCCAGCGGGTCGCTTACCTCGGTCACGGTTACGTGCCGGGCGATATCGAAGCCGGGGTCGTCCACCCAGATCGGTCGGCCGAATCCCACCGGCACCGTCGCGAGTCGCTGGCGCAGCCGCGGTATGCCCGCGACCCGGCGGCCCAGCTCACGGACCAGCCGGGTGGCATCCAGGCCGGGCCTCGTGTCGAGCAGCAGCACCGCGCCGACCTGCATCGGCGTGGAGCCGTGTTCGGCGACCAGCGACATGAGGTCGTCGGCGCTCACCCGGTCGATCGATGGCGGCGTGCGCATGCCTAGACGGTATACCTACCGGGGCACCCCGAGCAGGCCGGCCAGGGTATGGAGCGCGTCGAGTTCGTGGTCTCCGATGACCCGCCGGTCGCCGGGAGGGCCCTCGGCCGACGCCCGGGCCACGTGTTCGGCTACCCGGAAGAGCCAGGCCCGGAACGCGGAGTCCAGGCCGGGCACCTGCGTCTTCACGAGCGCCAGCGCCAGGGTCAGCTCGCCGAGCACCCGGGCCTGGGTCTCGTCGGCGCCGTCGACCAGACCGAAGTCCCTCGTCAGAACCTCCGCCACCAGGTCGGCCTCGATCTCCTTCACGATGGGCAGCCCGTCGGGCTGGGATGCCTCGAGAGTGACCGCCTTCTCCGCGGCCAGCATCTCCGTGACGATCCCCATCGGAGAGCTCTGCGACGCCCCCACCAGGTACAGGCCGACCAGGAACGGCGCGGCGCCGACCGTGCGCCACTCCTCTGTGCTGAACGCATCCCTGACGGCCATCTGAGCTCCCGATCGGTGCCGGCCCCCGGCGCTGGGTGTCGAAACATCCCCGCCTGTGCCATCCACGCTACGCCCGCGCATCCGCTGCCCGAAAGCCCCGTGCGACCGAGGCATCCGACAGACCACCGCTGCCCGTTGAAGCGCACCTGCGGCCGGGGTACCGTATGCGCCATGACCACCGTCACCCAGTACTGGGCACCGCACGACAACCAGAACGGCCTCTACCAGGCCAGGGGCCAGCTCATCTGGTCGTGGCCGCTCGGCGACAACTCGCACTACTGGGGCTTCGCCGTACGCCCGCACCAGGGCAACATGCAGGTGGAGGTCGAACGCCAGTGGACCACCTCCGACAACGACATGCGGTTCGTCGAGAACTTCCTGGTCACCGTGTCCGACCCGGTCGGCCGCGAATTCCGGCCGTCGGGCAACGGCGGCCTACTCATGTTCACCGCCATCAAAGTGGAGGCCTGATGCTGCTTCTCGCCGTGCACGACCACGCCGGAACCATCATCGGCGCCGTCATCGACGACGGTGAACACCCCACGCCCACGCCGGTTCCGCCCGAGGACTACACACTCGCGCGCATCGAACTCACCGACGAGCAGGCCCGGCTGCCCCTCGACGAGTTGTGCACCCGGATGCGGGTGGACGCCCGCACCAACACCCTCACTGCTCTCGACGACAACTCGGCCGTGTGAGTCCGGCCGGCCCGCAGTGACCAGGCACCGGTAGTCTTCCCCCGGGGGTACAGATGAGCACGCCAGAGCAGAACACGACCGCAGCCGAGAATGCCGGCCACGCCGACGGCCTGGCGATCTTCGAGGATGAGCACGAGGTGGCCAGCCCGCCCGTCGGCGTGGTGGGGCTGCAGCTGCTGGCCGTGGTGCTCACCTACGCGGTGATCCTCGGCCTCGCCGTGCTCGTGGTGGTGGTCATCGTGCTGTTCGTGTCGTTGCTCTGGCCGGTGCTGCAGGACATGTCGCTGCCGTAGCCGGAGCATCGTAGGGCTAGCGCACCAGCTGCGCGCGGTACCGCTCGTACCGCGGCCGTCCCACCAGCCGCCAGAGCAGCCGCACCGGAGCGGGCAGGTGCTCGTGCTGCCAGGCGGTGCCGCCATCCGGTTGTGCGGACAGGATCGCGCCCAACTGGATGAACATCTTGCCCTTGGGCGTGGCCTTGCGCGCGTGCTCGGCGAGCGCGTCGACCTCGCGCGGCGTGATGACGGTCTCGATCACGGGCACGATGTTCGTCTCCTCGTCGGGCAGGTGCACGGCCAGGGCCGCGTTGATGCCGGCGAGGGCGGCCGAGACGGATGCGGCATCCGACGCTCTGCCGCTCCCCCGCCAGGCCGGCAGGCTCGCGTCGAGCTCCTCGAGGTGCACGAGCATCTCGGCATGCTGCTGCTTCATCCGGGCGACGTGAGCCGCGCACGACGGGGCACGGCTTTCGAGTCGGCCCCAGAGCAGGGTGTCTTCGCCTTCGTGGTGGGCGTGCAACGCGGTGGAGAGCATCGCGAGGTGGTCGCCGACGGTCTCGGCCCGGCCGGAATCGCCGTCGGCGACACCGCCCACCAGTCCGGGCGCCTCACCGAAACCGGCCCGGAACAGCCGGTGGATCTCGGCCATGCCCCGGGCGTCGCAGGTCTGCACGGTACCGGGGCCGGGGCCGGCCCCGTCGTCGGGGGTGTCACCGCTGGACGGCAGTGCTGTGGCGGGCATGGGAACCTCCTTCGTTTCCTTTGTCAGACGTGCACACCGAGACCGTATCCGCGTGACTGTCACCCATCAAGGGGCCAGCGCGCCCGCCGCGCAACGGCGTCGCTCCCGAGCATCCGTCGGGGAGATGCCATCTCTGGCACGCGTGACTCGCCCCATCCGAGAGAAGCACCGTTAGGTTGGGGGCATGAGACGATCCGTAGTCCCCGCGTGTCTGGCCCTGGTCCTTGTGCTGACTGGATGTGCGGCAGGGAACGACGCTCAACCGTCGCCGACGCCGACTCGGACCGCGACGGTGGCCCCGACACCGACCGCCACTCCGACGCCGACCGCTGCCGCGCCTGCAGCCGAGCCGGAGGCATCCGCGGCCACGGCCAGCTGCGACACCGTGCTGACCGCCGAGGAGTACTCGTCGTTGGAGGAGGACGGACTGACCCTGAATCCGGACACCCGCGCGTTCGACGCCACGATGCAATCGCTCATGGACGCGGGCTTCGGCTGCTACTGGAAACGAGACGGCGGCGATGTGCAGGTCTGGTACGCCCAGGCGACGCAGGATGACGCAAGCTGGGCCGCGCAGAAGCAGCAACTGCTCGACGAGGGGTGGACCCAGACGGATGTTCCCGTCCAGGGCGTCCTCCGCGCACCGACCGACTACGACCCGAGCTTCCTGCCCGTGGTCGTCAACAGCGGCGGCATCACCTATTACGCGAGCTACCCCGAGTTCTTCGGTTCGGTCACAGCGCTGCAGGGCTGAGTGGCCGGGCGCCGCGCGGGCTAGGCGCGGGCCGGGCGCCGCTGGGCGGGCTGCGCGCCACCGGCGCAGCGGCGCGCTGCCCGCGCTCGGCGTGTGCGGGCGGATGCGCGGGCCAGGCGCCGCTGCGCTGGCCTCGCGCCGCCCGGGACGGTTCGCGCCCCGGGCCGCTTCAGAACCCGGCCACCCGCCCCCGCGCCGACACCGCCAGCACCAGTGCCACCACCACGGCCATGACGCCCGCGCCCCAGTAGGCGATCACGAGCATGCCGCCACCGGCGATGATGGCGCCGCCGGCCAGGGCGCCCAGGCCCGTGCCGAGCGCGATCACCGAGGAGTTCAGCGCCACGACGAGCTGCCCGTGGCGTCCGGCGAGGCCGAGCAGGATGCCCTGCAACGGCGAGTTGGCCGCCCACGCGGCGAACCCCCACACGGCGAACACCAGGCCGGCGCCCACGATCGACCGGCTCGCGATCGGCAGCAGCACCAGCGCGATCCCGCACACCGCGAAGCTCAGCCAGAGGGTGCGCGAGGCACCCCAGCGGTCGGCCAGCCGGCCGCCCACAATGTTGCCGAGCACCCCGGCCGCGCCGTAGCAGAGCAGCAGCACGCTGAGGCCGATGCCGTCCACGCCCGACATCGCGGTGAGCAACGGGGATGCGTAGGTCTGAACCATGAGGGCCGCAGCGGTCTCGAGCATCGACACCAGCAGCACCACGAGCACGATCGGTGACGGCCAGCCCCGGCCGGGCCGCGCGACGATCGCGGCCTCGAGCGATTCGCGTGACGGCCGCGGCACGAGGGCGAGCACCGCCACGAAGGCCAGCACCGCCAGGCCCGCGGTGAGGGCGTATACGCCGCGGTAACCGAGCACCGGGCCGAGCAGGTTGCCCACCGGCGCGGCCACGACGGTCGCCGTGGTGAGCCCGCCGAACACCGTCGCCAGGGCCCGGCCGCGCTCCCCCGGCGCCGCGAGCCGCGACGCCAGCACCGTGGCCGTGGGCGTGAACCCACCGGCAGCGAACGCGGCCAGGCCGCGCAGCAGCGCCACGGTGTCGTAGTCCTCGGCGAACGCGGTGCCCACGCAGGCCAGCGCGAACAGCGCCAGCGCGGTGAGCATCAGCAGCCGCCGGGGCAGCCTGTTGCCGGCCAGGGCCACTATCGGCGTGGTCACGGCGTAGGTGAAGCCGTACACGCTCACGAGCCGGCCGATCTCCGGCACGGTCACGCCCAGGTCGGCGGACATGGTGGGTAACAGCCCCGTGACGATGTTCGAGCCGAACCCGATCGCGAAGGTGCCCAGCGCCAGCGGCCAGAGCCGGGGCCTGACGTGGGGCACGGATGCGCCGCGACCGGCCACCGCGCCTGCCCCCGCCGCCGGAACCACCGGCGAGACCGGCTCGAGTCCGGGCAGCGGCAGTGAATCGGTGCGGGGCGAGCTCGAGCGTCCGGCGTCAGGCACGGACGGCTCCGCCCACGTGCGCACGCCAGTCGCCGTCGGCCACCACGGGCTTGCCGGTCGCTGCGGTGGCCTCGCAGAGGTAGCCCACCACCTCGCGGCCGTCGGACAGGGTGACCCGGCCGAGGCCCAGCGGGGCGGCGGCCTCGAGCAGCAGTGCCGAGAGCGCCGTCTCGGGCACCCGCCACAGTTCGCCGAGCACACTGGAGTCGGAGTAGGGCGTGCGGATCATGCCGGGCCGGTTCAGCGGGTCGCCGAGGGCCACGAGGGTGTAGCCGGGCGCTGTGCGCACGTCGCCGGCGAACAGGGCGCCGTGGCGGCGCATCCGGTCGTGCAAGGGCAGGCCGGACAGGTGCGCACCCACCACGAGCAGGTGTACGCCGGCCGCGAGGTCCGAGCGCACGTGGTGTCCCGCCATACGCCGCTCCCCCACGTCCTCTCGCGACACCACATCCCGCGGAAGCGGCGAAGTGGCTGCTTCGGGAGCACGGAGGTGGCCGTTCGACCGCTCTCGCGAGCTCAAGGCCCGGGATTCCACGCGCAGCAGCAGGGCGGCCACGTCGCGGGCGACGGCGTCGGCGAAGGGGCGGGCGAGCACCTGCACGCCCACGTTCTCGTCGGGTGCGCCGGCGTCGATCGGCACCGCGTAGGCGGGGTAGCCGAAGAGGTTGGCGAAGTTGGTGAAGGTGCCCAACCGGGAGTTCACGGCGATGGGCTCCGCCGCCACCTCGGCCAGGGTGGGGTGGTGGGTGGTGGTGGGCAGCAGCATGGCATCGGCGCCGGCGAAGGCCCGTTCTCCGGCGAGCTTCAGCTCGGCCAGGCGCACCAGGTCGGCCGCGTACCGGTGGGCGGGCAGCTGCCCGGCGGCGGTGACGATGCCGGCGACGACAGGGTCGAGTCCTGCGGGTGCTGCGTCGATGGCCGCTCCGACGGCGGCGTAGCGTTCGGCCACAAAGGCGCCGTTGTAGAGCAGCGCGGCGGCCTCCAGGAACGGGGAGATGTCGATCTCGACGAGGGTGACGCCGGCGTCGCGCAGGCGGCCGAGGTGGGCGTCGAAGGCGCTCCGCCAGAGCGGCGCAAGTGCCGTGAGGTCGGCGGCGCGCGGCACCGCGATCACGGGGTCCGCTGGGGCGGCGAGCGGGGCGGATGCGTGGGGCAGGGCCGCGAGGGCGTCGCGGCCGTCCGGTCCGGCCATCACCCGCAGCACCGACTCGGCGGTGTGGAGGTCGCGGGCGAACGCGGTGACGCAGTCGAGGCTCCGGCAGGCCGGCACGACGCCCGTGGTGGGCACCAGGCCGACGGTGCCCTTGACCCCGACGAGCCCCTGCAGGGCGGCGGGAACCCGACCGGAGCCGGCCGTGTCGGTGCCGAGGGCGAAGTCCACCAGGCCGAGGGCAACGGCCACGGCCGAACCCGACGACGAGCCGCCGGAGATGCGGTCGGGGCGCCGGGCGCTCCGCACCGCGCCATAGGGGCTGCGGGTGCCGACCAGGCCGGTGGCGAACTGGTCGAGGTTGGTCTTGCCGAGCACCACGGCGCCGGCGGCGCGCAATCGGGCCACGGCCGTGGCGTCCTCCTCGGCGGGGTAAGCGAAACCGGGACAGGCCGCCGTGGTGGGCAGGCCGGCCACGTCGATGTTGTCCTTCACGGCGAACAGCAGCCCGGCCAGGGGCAGCGGTTCCCGCGCGATAGCGGCGCGGGCGAGCACCTCGTCGACCTCGGCCTGCACCTCGGCCTCGGCGCGCAGGGTGATCCACACCTCGGGCCGGTCCGCAGCGGCGATCGCCGCGTAGACCTCCGCGACACGAGCGGCGGGCGGGGTGCCGGGCGAGGCGAGGTCGGCGGGGGTCATCGGGCGGTCCGGGTCACGAGCATCCGCACCGGGGTGGGGTTGAACCCGTTGCAGGGGTTGTTGATCTGCGGGCAGTTCGAGACCAGCACGAGCACGTCGCGTTCGGCGCGCAGGGTGAGTGAGAGCCCGGG
It includes:
- a CDS encoding MFS transporter — encoded protein: MTPPARSSIRPAVEVRRARVAVAVLFFTNGALFANLIPRYPAIKSELGLSNAEFGLAVAAFPLGALIAGLAAGMLIRRFRSSRVAIASTILTSVGLIVAGIAPSWIALAAGIFLAGAMDSITDVAQNSHGLRVQRLYKRSILNSFHAVWSIGAVTGGLLGAAAAQLDVPRGTHLVVSAVTFSLFALYTYRFLLAGPEPLEPEAAAPIATTVPTRSPARLGKWLVLGALVVIAASGAVVEDAGASWSAIYLTDTLETSALVAGLGFIALQGMQFIGRMLGDGLVDRFGQRAVARAGGAIVFLGMGSALAFPSIPGTIVGFGLAGLGVATLIPAAMHAADELPGFRAGTGLTIVAWLLRLGFLVSPPIVGAIADLTALRYGLLVVPLAGLLVVLFAPVLATRVRPGAADVAPSDEPELTSAS
- a CDS encoding glutaredoxin family protein, whose translation is MTAPATPAAATADLTMFGAEWCKDCRRSKKLLDGLGVAYNYVDLETVEDGADRARAISGRTQIPVLVFADNTHMVEPSDADVRAKLTALGTI
- a CDS encoding acetoin reductase; amino-acid sequence: MTVTNKVALVTGAGQGIGRGIALRLAQDGFDIAVADLAVQAEKAAGVITEIEALGRAAVFVSVDVSQRDDVFAAVDAAAQRLGGFDVIVNNAGIAQVTPLSEITEDELDSIFRINVNSVIWGIQAAVAKFDELGRPGKIINAASIASIQGFPILGAYSASKFAVRGITQVAAQELAPKNITVNAYAPGIVGTGMWDLIDEKLSVINGKPRGQNLKENVDGIALGRIETPEDVAKVVSFFAGPDSDYVTGQVLLVDGGMLYN
- a CDS encoding wax ester/triacylglycerol synthase domain-containing protein, with the protein product MRTPPSIDRVSADDLMSLVAEHGSTPMQVGAVLLLDTRPGLDATRLVRELGRRVAGIPRLRQRLATVPVGFGRPIWVDDPGFDIARHVTVTEVSDPLAEHEVLDIAATLLSTPLPRSRPLWTATLVVTPGGTEAALIVVFHHVLADGIGGLAVLAGLVDGTHGDGSPAPIAPFPRPRPSAGQIAADMLRLRLRALRRVPRDLLRLAAAARQLRLVGASRVARTSLNVPTGARRRFLDIRVGLPQTLAAARARQATVNDVLLVAIAGALHTLLLSRGELVDEFVVSVPFSARLQASAGQLGNASGVIPLRIPAVGDRDERLRRVAALTRTAKRTARGASTALIGPLFRLLARLGLYRWFIDGQRLIHTFTSNVRGPAEPLTLVGCPITALLPLSAATGNVSVAFVALSYAGTLVITIVADPDACPDLQALREALVTELAALGITATGEVKPA
- a CDS encoding hemerythrin domain-containing protein, producing MPATALPSSGDTPDDGAGPGPGTVQTCDARGMAEIHRLFRAGFGEAPGLVGGVADGDSGRAETVGDHLAMLSTALHAHHEGEDTLLWGRLESRAPSCAAHVARMKQQHAEMLVHLEELDASLPAWRGSGRASDAASVSAALAGINAALAVHLPDEETNIVPVIETVITPREVDALAEHARKATPKGKMFIQLGAILSAQPDGGTAWQHEHLPAPVRLLWRLVGRPRYERYRAQLVR
- a CDS encoding MFS transporter; protein product: MPDAGRSSSPRTDSLPLPGLEPVSPVVPAAGAGAVAGRGASVPHVRPRLWPLALGTFAIGFGSNIVTGLLPTMSADLGVTVPEIGRLVSVYGFTYAVTTPIVALAGNRLPRRLLMLTALALFALACVGTAFAEDYDTVALLRGLAAFAAGGFTPTATVLASRLAAPGERGRALATVFGGLTTATVVAAPVGNLLGPVLGYRGVYALTAGLAVLAFVAVLALVPRPSRESLEAAIVARPGRGWPSPIVLVVLLVSMLETAAALMVQTYASPLLTAMSGVDGIGLSVLLLCYGAAGVLGNIVGGRLADRWGASRTLWLSFAVCGIALVLLPIASRSIVGAGLVFAVWGFAAWAANSPLQGILLGLAGRHGQLVVALNSSVIALGTGLGALAGGAIIAGGGMLVIAYWGAGVMAVVVALVLAVSARGRVAGF
- the atzF gene encoding allophanate hydrolase, giving the protein MTPADLASPGTPPAARVAEVYAAIAAADRPEVWITLRAEAEVQAEVDEVLARAAIAREPLPLAGLLFAVKDNIDVAGLPTTAACPGFAYPAEEDATAVARLRAAGAVVLGKTNLDQFATGLVGTRSPYGAVRSARRPDRISGGSSSGSAVAVALGLVDFALGTDTAGSGRVPAALQGLVGVKGTVGLVPTTGVVPACRSLDCVTAFARDLHTAESVLRVMAGPDGRDALAALPHASAPLAAPADPVIAVPRAADLTALAPLWRSAFDAHLGRLRDAGVTLVEIDISPFLEAAALLYNGAFVAERYAAVGAAIDAAPAGLDPVVAGIVTAAGQLPAHRYAADLVRLAELKLAGERAFAGADAMLLPTTTHHPTLAEVAAEPIAVNSRLGTFTNFANLFGYPAYAVPIDAGAPDENVGVQVLARPFADAVARDVAALLLRVESRALSSRERSNGHLRAPEAATSPLPRDVVSREDVGERRMAGHHVRSDLAAGVHLLVVGAHLSGLPLHDRMRRHGALFAGDVRTAPGYTLVALGDPLNRPGMIRTPYSDSSVLGELWRVPETALSALLLEAAAPLGLGRVTLSDGREVVGYLCEATAATGKPVVADGDWRAHVGGAVRA